The Pseudodesulfovibrio sp. zrk46 genome contains a region encoding:
- the rbsD gene encoding D-ribose pyranase → MKRTKLINSELSYVLAKMGHFDAITIADAGLPIPPGVQRIDLAVSEGVPSFMDVVKAVVSEFEIESVELATEFVEVSPELHNELVVYLDEVGKERRREIPKEYMVHDLYKDSTKKSVAVVRTGEHTPYANITLKSGVVF, encoded by the coding sequence ATGAAACGTACCAAGCTCATTAACTCAGAGCTGTCTTATGTGCTTGCGAAAATGGGGCATTTTGATGCCATCACGATTGCTGATGCTGGTTTGCCGATTCCTCCGGGAGTGCAGCGAATTGATCTGGCCGTTTCCGAGGGCGTGCCTTCCTTCATGGATGTTGTGAAAGCCGTGGTTTCGGAATTCGAGATTGAATCAGTGGAACTGGCTACTGAGTTTGTTGAGGTGAGCCCGGAACTTCACAATGAACTCGTTGTCTATTTGGACGAGGTTGGCAAGGAACGTCGTCGCGAGATTCCCAAAGAGTATATGGTGCACGATCTTTACAAGGACAGCACCAAAAAGAGCGTTGCTGTTGTTCGTACTGGTGAGCATACCCCGTATGCCAACATTACTTTGAAGTCCGGCGTGGTTTTCTAG
- a CDS encoding outer membrane protein — MKKISLALAVMVMSLLISGVAFAGDGGFYGAIKAGGSFLDADKTHSTNATTATVTKSKFSTDSAGVIGAAVGYNWMDMDLPIRTEVEYMYHSDFKYKYEDSNSTLTDEINIQTLMLNGYWDFYNSTAFTPYINAGVGFAWVKEDFKTGGTVSLSEPSSKTNTNFAWNVGAGVGWSITESVILDLAYRYDYYGDGQKVTGTSTGKSVTSQVKDLATHNVLLGLRYQF, encoded by the coding sequence ATGAAAAAAATCTCTTTGGCTCTGGCTGTCATGGTCATGAGTCTCCTCATTTCTGGTGTTGCCTTTGCTGGTGATGGTGGTTTCTATGGCGCCATCAAAGCTGGTGGGTCTTTCTTGGATGCTGACAAGACTCATTCCACCAACGCAACCACTGCTACGGTTACCAAGAGCAAGTTCTCTACCGATAGCGCCGGTGTCATTGGTGCGGCGGTTGGTTACAACTGGATGGATATGGATCTGCCGATCCGTACTGAAGTTGAATACATGTACCACAGTGATTTCAAGTACAAGTATGAAGACTCTAACTCCACCCTTACTGATGAAATCAATATCCAAACACTTATGCTGAATGGCTATTGGGATTTCTATAATTCCACAGCATTCACTCCGTACATCAACGCAGGTGTCGGTTTTGCTTGGGTTAAGGAAGACTTCAAGACTGGTGGCACTGTTTCTCTGAGCGAGCCTTCCAGTAAGACCAATACCAACTTTGCTTGGAACGTTGGTGCTGGTGTAGGTTGGAGCATCACTGAATCCGTCATTCTTGATCTCGCATATCGTTACGATTACTACGGTGATGGTCAGAAGGTCACTGGGACGAGTACTGGCAAGTCTGTGACGTCTCAGGTCAAGGATCTCGCAACTCACAATGTCCTTCTGGGCCTTCGCTACCAGTTCTAG
- a CDS encoding substrate-binding domain-containing protein, whose product MATIKDVAKLAGVSTSTVSHVLNRTRFVSESRRKLVEDAVRELNYRPSSIARSLKIQRTKTFGMLVTASRNPFFAEVVHGVERRCYEQGYTLFLSNTEGDVKRMETSLDALEEKRVDGLLLLCAEVNDDIIRLLEAERSVPIVVFDWGPESDNVDRIYDNSSHGGYLATKYLIDNGHTDIGCIYGPIERRSSRERVDGYHKAMEEAGLPVRSEWMIAGDYDCEGGVQAMVQYAAMDKRPTAVFATNDMMALGVLSEAGRQGIRIPDDLSVIGYDDIYLVRYAAPPLTTVKQPKTELAAKAVDTLIEHLDSKRTKGKMIIVQPQLMERESVKKLG is encoded by the coding sequence ATGGCAACCATCAAGGATGTAGCAAAACTGGCCGGGGTTTCGACCTCAACTGTCTCTCACGTGCTTAATCGCACTCGCTTCGTCAGTGAGTCGCGGCGAAAGCTCGTTGAGGATGCCGTGCGTGAACTGAATTACCGTCCGTCTTCCATTGCGCGCAGCCTCAAGATTCAACGCACCAAAACCTTCGGCATGCTGGTTACCGCCAGCCGCAACCCATTTTTCGCTGAAGTTGTGCATGGTGTTGAGCGTCGCTGCTATGAGCAGGGGTACACGCTGTTCCTGAGCAACACCGAAGGGGACGTCAAACGCATGGAGACCAGCCTTGATGCGTTGGAAGAGAAGCGCGTTGACGGCTTGCTTCTTCTTTGCGCCGAGGTGAATGACGATATTATCCGACTTCTTGAAGCAGAGCGGAGCGTGCCCATTGTCGTCTTCGATTGGGGACCGGAATCCGACAATGTTGATCGCATCTATGACAACTCCAGTCATGGTGGTTATCTCGCCACCAAATATCTGATCGACAATGGTCACACTGACATTGGGTGCATCTACGGCCCCATTGAACGTCGCTCTTCCCGCGAGCGCGTCGATGGCTATCACAAGGCCATGGAAGAGGCTGGGTTGCCTGTTCGTTCAGAGTGGATGATTGCTGGAGATTATGATTGCGAGGGCGGAGTGCAGGCCATGGTGCAGTATGCCGCCATGGACAAGCGCCCGACTGCCGTGTTCGCAACTAATGACATGATGGCTCTTGGTGTGCTTTCCGAGGCAGGACGACAGGGTATTCGTATTCCGGATGATCTTTCTGTTATCGGCTACGATGATATCTATCTCGTGCGTTACGCTGCGCCGCCCCTTACCACCGTGAAGCAGCCCAAGACCGAGCTGGCCGCCAAGGCCGTGGATACGCTTATCGAGCATCTTGATTCCAAGCGGACCAAGGGCAAGATGATTATCGTTCAGCCCCAGCTCATGGAGCGCGAGTCCGTTAAAAAGCTCGGCTAG
- a CDS encoding DJ-1/PfpI family protein, which translates to MSKKVLIICGDFVEDYELMVPFQALQAMGYEVDAVCPGKKMGDQVATAIHDFEGHQTYTEKPGHNFTLNASFDSVNLDDYAGLVIPGGRAPEYLRLDEKVLDMVRHFDEKGKVIGAICHGPQLLTAAINLDGKKVSAYPACSPDVVQAGGEYCAIELDDAIVDGNLVTAPAWPAHPQWIRKIAELLG; encoded by the coding sequence ATGTCCAAGAAAGTACTTATCATCTGTGGTGATTTTGTTGAAGATTACGAACTCATGGTGCCGTTTCAGGCGTTGCAGGCCATGGGATACGAAGTAGATGCCGTCTGCCCCGGCAAGAAAATGGGTGATCAGGTGGCAACCGCCATTCATGATTTTGAAGGCCATCAGACCTACACCGAAAAGCCGGGCCACAACTTTACGCTCAATGCTTCTTTCGATTCCGTAAATCTGGATGACTATGCCGGCTTGGTAATTCCTGGCGGTCGTGCTCCGGAATACCTGAGACTGGATGAGAAGGTCCTCGATATGGTTCGCCATTTCGATGAGAAGGGCAAGGTCATCGGTGCTATTTGTCATGGCCCTCAGCTGCTCACCGCTGCCATCAATCTTGACGGTAAAAAAGTCTCTGCCTATCCTGCATGCTCCCCGGACGTTGTTCAGGCTGGCGGTGAATACTGCGCCATCGAGCTGGACGACGCCATTGTTGATGGCAACCTGGTAACCGCCCCGGCCTGGCCAGCTCATCCGCAGTGGATTCGTAAGATTGCCGAACTTCTGGGTTAG
- the rbsC gene encoding ribose ABC transporter permease has translation MSSKTATQEVTSVSIKERLIQQKSLIALIVMIIIVSFLNPNFFTTGNILNILRQTAVNAIMAVGMTLVILTAGIDLSVGSVLALCGAIGASMIAAEMPVVLAVGAALGAGALLGATSGIIIAKGKVQAFIATLVAMTMVRGLTLVYTDGRPISTGFTDIADSFAFIGTGYLFGIPMPIWIMAVTFAAAWYLLNHTRLGRYIYALGGNEEASKLSGINVDVIKISVYSIAGFLSALSGLIVTSRLSSAQPTAGYGYELDAIAAVVLGGTSLMGGKGTIMGTLLGALIIGFLNNALNLLDVSSYYQMIAKALVILLAVLVDTKSE, from the coding sequence ATGAGCAGCAAAACAGCGACTCAGGAAGTGACATCCGTGTCCATCAAGGAACGTCTCATTCAGCAGAAATCTCTCATCGCGCTCATCGTGATGATCATCATCGTTTCCTTCTTGAACCCTAACTTTTTCACTACGGGCAATATCCTGAACATTCTCCGGCAGACGGCTGTCAACGCCATCATGGCCGTGGGTATGACACTGGTTATTTTGACGGCGGGCATTGACCTGTCCGTAGGTTCGGTGTTGGCCCTCTGTGGCGCAATCGGTGCGAGCATGATCGCGGCTGAAATGCCTGTGGTGCTGGCCGTTGGCGCAGCACTTGGCGCGGGGGCGCTGCTCGGTGCGACCTCAGGTATCATCATTGCCAAGGGTAAGGTGCAGGCTTTCATCGCCACGCTGGTCGCCATGACCATGGTGCGTGGTCTGACACTGGTCTATACCGATGGCCGACCTATCTCTACGGGCTTTACTGATATCGCAGATTCCTTTGCCTTTATCGGCACCGGATATTTGTTCGGTATCCCTATGCCTATCTGGATCATGGCCGTTACCTTTGCGGCTGCCTGGTATCTTCTCAATCATACCCGTCTGGGCCGCTACATTTACGCTCTGGGCGGTAATGAGGAAGCCTCGAAACTCTCCGGCATTAACGTCGATGTGATCAAGATTTCGGTTTATTCCATAGCCGGTTTTTTGTCTGCGCTGTCAGGTCTTATCGTTACCTCCCGTCTTTCTTCGGCCCAGCCGACTGCCGGTTACGGTTACGAGTTGGATGCCATCGCTGCGGTCGTTCTCGGCGGTACCTCTCTCATGGGAGGCAAGGGTACCATCATGGGGACACTGCTCGGCGCGCTTATAATCGGGTTCTTGAACAATGCACTGAATTTACTGGATGTGTCCTCCTATTATCAGATGATAGCCAAGGCGCTTGTCATTCTGCTCGCGGTCCTGGTGGATACGAAAAGTGAGTAA
- the rbsB gene encoding ribose ABC transporter substrate-binding protein RbsB, with the protein MKKLLTLTMALVLTLALGVSAQAKDTIALVVSTLNNPFFVTLKDGAVKKANEMGYELIVLDSQNDPAKELANVEDLTVRGVKAILINPTDSDAVSNAIRLINGAGIPVLTLDRGASRGKVAAHIASDNVAGGKMAGDFMAEKLGKGAKVIQLEGLAGTSAARDRGAGFAEAVKANDFKVLASQPADFDRTKGLNVMENLLANHGDVQGVFAQNDEMALGAIRALQAANKKVVVVGFDGTDDGVAAVKRGVMAGTIAQQPALIGSLGVETADKVLKGQKVEEYIPVPLMVVK; encoded by the coding sequence ATGAAAAAACTGCTGACTCTCACCATGGCTCTGGTTCTGACCCTGGCCCTCGGTGTGTCCGCTCAGGCCAAGGACACCATCGCCCTGGTTGTCTCCACCCTGAACAACCCGTTCTTCGTGACCCTGAAAGATGGTGCCGTGAAGAAAGCTAACGAAATGGGCTACGAGCTCATCGTATTGGATTCCCAGAACGATCCCGCCAAGGAACTGGCCAACGTGGAAGACCTGACAGTGCGCGGCGTCAAGGCCATCCTCATCAACCCCACCGATTCCGATGCTGTTTCCAACGCCATTCGTCTGATCAACGGCGCTGGTATCCCGGTTCTGACTCTGGACCGTGGCGCTTCCCGCGGTAAGGTCGCAGCTCACATCGCTTCCGACAACGTCGCAGGTGGTAAGATGGCTGGTGACTTCATGGCTGAAAAGCTCGGCAAGGGCGCCAAGGTTATCCAGCTCGAAGGTCTGGCCGGTACTTCCGCAGCCCGTGACCGTGGCGCTGGTTTCGCTGAAGCAGTCAAGGCCAACGATTTCAAGGTGCTCGCTTCCCAGCCTGCTGACTTCGACCGTACCAAGGGTTTGAATGTCATGGAAAACCTGCTCGCCAACCACGGCGACGTGCAGGGTGTTTTTGCTCAGAATGATGAGATGGCTCTCGGTGCCATCCGCGCTCTTCAGGCAGCCAACAAGAAGGTTGTCGTTGTCGGCTTCGACGGTACTGATGACGGTGTGGCCGCAGTCAAGCGTGGTGTCATGGCTGGTACCATTGCTCAGCAGCCTGCTCTGATCGGTTCCCTCGGTGTTGAGACCGCTGACAAGGTGCTCAAGGGCCAGAAGGTCGAAGAGTACATCCCGGTTCCGCTGATGGTCGTCAAGTAA
- the rbsA gene encoding ribose ABC transporter ATP-binding protein RbsA codes for MKELLRLENIEKSFPGVKALDGVSLSVTSGRVMGLVGENGAGKSTLMKVLTGIYQSEVGTITYLGEKRKFKGPRNSQEAGISIIHQELNLLPELSIAENIFLGREPSGFMGRIRWKEMYERADELLTKLGVSRSSRTRLGELSIGEQQMVEIAKAISFESRVIIMDEPTDTLTETETRALFGVINELRDSGHGIVYISHRLKEIFEICDDVTVLRDGQFIGEQPVASLNEDKLIEMMVGRKLEEQYPRIDVHPGQVSLRVRDLTAPRLNGVSLELHEGEILGVSGLMGSGRTELMKAIFGAYPLEDGEISMFGKTLSIKRPKDALDAGIAYISEDRKADGLVLGMSVKKNMTLTALRLFSTGGHVHKDEERGAVDGYIDAFNIRTPSRSQQVGNLSGGNQQKVAIAKGLMAKPKVLILDEPTRGVDVGAKKEIYQLINTFKAEGVSIILVSSEMPEVLGMSDRILVMHEGKVCGEYSAEEADQEKLMACAIGRVQEEARA; via the coding sequence ATGAAAGAACTGCTTCGTCTTGAAAACATCGAGAAATCCTTTCCCGGCGTCAAAGCACTGGATGGAGTGAGTCTCAGCGTCACCTCCGGTCGTGTGATGGGATTGGTCGGTGAGAATGGCGCGGGTAAGTCCACGCTCATGAAGGTGCTGACTGGTATCTATCAGAGCGAGGTGGGAACCATCACCTATCTCGGGGAAAAGCGTAAGTTCAAAGGGCCTCGCAATTCTCAGGAAGCAGGTATCTCCATCATTCATCAGGAACTCAACCTGCTGCCGGAACTCTCCATTGCAGAGAATATCTTTCTTGGCCGCGAGCCTTCCGGATTCATGGGGCGCATCCGCTGGAAGGAAATGTACGAGCGCGCGGATGAGCTGCTGACTAAACTTGGGGTTTCGCGCTCCTCCCGCACTCGACTCGGCGAACTCTCTATCGGCGAACAGCAGATGGTGGAGATCGCCAAGGCCATTTCCTTCGAGTCGCGCGTCATCATCATGGATGAGCCAACCGATACCCTGACTGAAACCGAGACCCGCGCGCTGTTTGGCGTTATCAACGAACTGCGCGATTCCGGTCACGGCATTGTCTATATTTCCCACCGACTCAAGGAAATCTTTGAGATCTGTGATGACGTTACTGTGTTGCGTGATGGCCAGTTCATCGGTGAGCAGCCCGTTGCCAGCCTCAACGAGGACAAGCTTATTGAGATGATGGTGGGGCGCAAGCTAGAAGAACAGTATCCTCGGATCGATGTGCACCCCGGGCAGGTGAGCTTGCGGGTACGTGACCTTACCGCTCCTCGTCTCAACGGCGTATCCCTGGAACTTCATGAAGGTGAAATCCTCGGCGTTTCAGGGCTCATGGGGTCGGGACGTACTGAATTGATGAAGGCCATCTTTGGAGCCTACCCTTTGGAGGATGGCGAAATTTCAATGTTTGGCAAAACGCTCTCCATCAAACGTCCCAAAGATGCTCTCGATGCGGGGATCGCTTACATCAGCGAGGACCGCAAGGCTGACGGCTTGGTACTGGGAATGTCGGTGAAGAAAAACATGACACTGACCGCACTGCGTCTGTTTTCCACTGGAGGGCATGTGCACAAGGATGAAGAGCGCGGGGCCGTGGACGGCTATATCGATGCCTTTAATATTCGCACCCCGTCACGCTCCCAGCAGGTGGGCAATCTGTCCGGCGGCAATCAACAGAAGGTGGCCATTGCCAAGGGGCTCATGGCCAAACCCAAGGTGCTGATTCTCGATGAACCCACGCGGGGAGTGGACGTTGGGGCTAAAAAGGAAATTTACCAGCTCATCAATACCTTCAAAGCTGAAGGGGTGAGCATCATTCTCGTCTCCTCCGAAATGCCCGAAGTGCTCGGCATGTCAGACCGTATCCTCGTCATGCATGAGGGCAAAGTCTGCGGCGAATACTCGGCGGAAGAGGCTGATCAGGAAAAACTCATGGCCTGTGCCATTGGCCGGGTGCAGGAGGAGGCTCGGGCATGA
- a CDS encoding NAD(P)-dependent oxidoreductase, whose translation MGKHIIEEASRCLQCKKPLCSKGCPISTPLNKVIALLLDGKMLEAGAMLFENNPLSVVCSMICPHENFCEGHCILGKKSSPVQTSDIENYISRYYLDQYKPEAEDNGNADKKIAVIGSGPAGITVAFILALNGYSVTLFESEERIGGVLQYGIPEFRLPKDLLEKLRKMLLQLNVKIRPNMMIGPVISLDDLLRDDYKAIFIGTGVWNPRPLRLTGETLGHVHYAINYLKNPDSYDVGKRVAVIGAGNVAMDVARTALRKGAQEVIVLYRRGKENMTATKYEYDYAKLDGVQFEFFRSPVRIVDEGVICQETRLETDDEGNSRMVTVEDSEKLYEADSVFIAVSQAPRSNLTGIEIGKTGLVITDELGRTNRENIFASGDVVTGAKTVVEAVSQSKKSAQAIMDYVSSLD comes from the coding sequence ATGGGAAAACATATCATCGAAGAAGCCAGTCGTTGTCTGCAATGTAAAAAGCCCCTGTGCAGCAAGGGATGTCCGATTAGCACGCCGCTGAATAAAGTCATTGCCCTCCTTCTGGATGGCAAAATGCTGGAAGCCGGGGCCATGCTGTTCGAGAACAATCCGCTGTCCGTGGTTTGTTCCATGATCTGCCCGCATGAGAATTTCTGTGAAGGCCACTGTATTCTGGGCAAGAAGAGCTCACCCGTTCAGACAAGCGACATCGAAAACTATATCTCCCGCTACTATCTCGATCAGTATAAGCCTGAGGCGGAAGACAACGGCAACGCCGACAAAAAGATCGCGGTCATTGGTTCTGGTCCGGCCGGTATCACCGTGGCGTTCATCCTTGCGCTGAACGGCTACTCCGTAACCCTGTTCGAGTCCGAAGAACGCATTGGTGGCGTCCTGCAGTATGGTATCCCTGAATTCCGTCTGCCCAAGGACCTGCTGGAAAAGCTGCGTAAAATGCTGCTGCAACTGAACGTGAAAATCCGTCCCAATATGATGATCGGTCCGGTCATCAGCCTGGATGACCTGCTGCGCGATGACTACAAAGCCATTTTCATCGGCACCGGTGTGTGGAACCCCCGTCCGTTGCGCCTTACTGGCGAGACCTTGGGACATGTCCATTATGCCATCAACTACCTGAAGAATCCGGACAGCTATGATGTGGGCAAGCGCGTGGCCGTTATCGGTGCGGGCAATGTGGCCATGGATGTGGCGCGTACTGCGCTGCGAAAGGGTGCTCAGGAAGTGATCGTCCTCTACCGTCGCGGCAAGGAAAACATGACCGCCACCAAGTATGAGTATGACTACGCCAAACTGGATGGTGTGCAGTTTGAATTCTTCCGTTCCCCGGTCAGAATCGTGGACGAGGGCGTGATTTGTCAGGAAACCCGTTTGGAAACGGATGACGAGGGCAACTCCCGCATGGTCACTGTGGAAGATTCCGAAAAGCTGTATGAGGCCGACTCTGTGTTCATCGCCGTGAGTCAGGCACCGCGCAGTAACCTGACCGGTATTGAGATCGGCAAGACCGGTCTGGTGATTACTGACGAGCTGGGTCGCACCAACCGCGAAAACATCTTCGCATCCGGTGATGTCGTTACCGGCGCCAAGACTGTTGTCGAGGCCGTGAGCCAGTCCAAGAAGTCTGCTCAGGCGATTATGGATTACGTGTCGAGTCTCGATTAG
- the rbsK gene encoding ribokinase — protein sequence MSKLIVLGSVNADHVLQVDGFPRPGETVLGHGYQVLPGGKGANQAVAAARLGADIGFIACVGDDDFGKRMIKAFEEDGMDTRAVMAVDDMPTGIALIQVAAGGENSIAISAEANACLTVDALRPHLDFLRDAQTLLMQLESPIETIETAAREAKAAGVEVILNPAPAQPLSDALLSCLTMITPNETEAELLTGVVVKTEADAQKAADILRDKGVEIVIITMGSQGAFYCGPDGSRMVSGFKVEATDTTAAGDTFNGALMAGLQEGGTMDEAIRFAHAAAALSVTRLGAQTSIPTRSEVDEFLENNG from the coding sequence ATGTCCAAACTCATAGTCCTTGGCAGCGTGAATGCCGACCATGTCCTTCAGGTGGATGGTTTTCCCCGTCCCGGCGAAACCGTGCTTGGCCACGGTTACCAGGTTCTGCCGGGCGGCAAAGGTGCCAATCAAGCTGTTGCTGCCGCGAGACTGGGCGCCGATATCGGCTTTATCGCCTGTGTGGGGGATGATGACTTTGGCAAACGCATGATCAAGGCATTTGAAGAGGATGGCATGGACACCCGTGCGGTCATGGCTGTTGATGATATGCCCACGGGCATCGCATTGATTCAGGTGGCGGCAGGGGGCGAGAACTCCATCGCCATTTCTGCCGAGGCCAATGCGTGCCTTACAGTGGATGCCTTGCGTCCGCACCTTGATTTTCTGCGCGATGCGCAAACCCTGCTCATGCAGCTGGAGTCCCCCATTGAGACAATTGAGACTGCGGCGCGTGAAGCAAAAGCGGCGGGAGTGGAAGTGATCTTGAATCCGGCTCCGGCCCAGCCTTTATCTGATGCATTGCTTTCGTGCCTGACAATGATCACACCAAACGAAACCGAGGCCGAATTGTTGACTGGTGTGGTGGTTAAGACCGAGGCGGACGCCCAGAAAGCTGCGGATATTTTGCGTGACAAGGGTGTTGAAATAGTAATAATCACGATGGGTTCACAAGGGGCTTTTTATTGCGGCCCGGACGGCTCTCGCATGGTGTCTGGCTTCAAGGTTGAGGCCACGGATACCACGGCGGCTGGCGATACCTTCAACGGTGCGCTGATGGCCGGTCTTCAGGAGGGCGGCACTATGGACGAGGCGATCCGCTTTGCCCATGCCGCAGCAGCTCTTTCGGTTACTCGGTTGGGTGCCCAGACCTCCATTCCGACCCGTTCGGAAGTGGACGAATTTTTGGAAAACAACGGTTAG
- a CDS encoding ribbon-helix-helix domain-containing protein, which produces MCEIYSSTPPSRYEAVTRSVRLYGGVTSVRLERGFWDILEEIAASEGVSLAKFLENLHEEAMNHHGEISNFASLLRVVCTTYLRKVAPGLKQAV; this is translated from the coding sequence ATGTGCGAAATATATTCTTCGACACCTCCGTCCCGGTATGAAGCTGTGACTCGATCCGTGCGTTTGTATGGTGGAGTGACCAGTGTCCGCCTGGAACGTGGATTCTGGGACATCTTGGAGGAAATTGCTGCTTCGGAAGGTGTCTCCCTGGCCAAGTTCCTGGAGAATCTCCATGAGGAGGCCATGAATCATCATGGCGAAATCAGTAATTTCGCCTCACTCCTCCGGGTGGTCTGTACCACCTATCTGCGAAAAGTTGCTCCCGGCCTGAAGCAGGCTGTTTAG
- a CDS encoding methylated-DNA--[protein]-cysteine S-methyltransferase, whose translation MTYYTAFKTPYWEIILVGDENGITHLHMVTNEGKRDFIIKENWQRDDAMFTEARKQILEYFDGKRTQFDLPLNPQGTEFQKKAWKALRTIPFGEVRTYKEMAESIGNPNASRAVGTANAKNPIPLIIPCHRVIATGGKLAGFALGVDAKERLLRLEKAI comes from the coding sequence ATGACATATTATACTGCCTTTAAAACTCCATACTGGGAGATCATTTTGGTGGGCGACGAAAACGGCATCACCCACCTGCACATGGTCACCAACGAAGGGAAACGGGATTTCATAATCAAAGAGAACTGGCAACGAGACGATGCCATGTTCACCGAGGCACGAAAGCAGATTCTGGAGTACTTCGACGGCAAACGTACCCAGTTCGACCTTCCGCTCAATCCCCAAGGTACGGAATTCCAGAAAAAGGCTTGGAAAGCCCTGCGCACCATACCTTTTGGGGAAGTCAGAACCTATAAAGAAATGGCTGAATCCATAGGCAACCCCAATGCATCACGGGCTGTGGGAACAGCCAATGCCAAAAACCCCATTCCGCTGATTATTCCCTGCCACCGCGTCATAGCTACGGGCGGCAAATTGGCAGGTTTCGCTCTCGGAGTTGATGCCAAGGAGCGACTGCTTCGTCTGGAAAAGGCAATCTGA
- a CDS encoding DNA-3-methyladenine glycosylase 2: MHTEYSRARREKDKNFDGTFFFGVRTTGIFCRPSCPSPIAKEENVEYFGTMFEALDRGFRPCLRCRPDVEVDYYNGNVDGASVVNAALQLIYDGYLNDRSLADLAGEVAVSERHLRKLFVDNLGVPPIKIARYHKALFAKKLLVSSGNSMADIAFASGFGSIRQFNDAIKDIFGYTPTQLRKQADVSDSGDNTTLLLRYQPPFHFNRILDFMRLRAIKGVELVTDKSYSRTFRTHNTKGYFTVGDNPAASALELSIVCDDIKCFMEVHNRVRRMFDLDTNFSTINKRFAKDKLLSKGLEDGHVPRLPAAFNPFEFLIRAILGQQVTVKAATTMAGRIAERAVLPTDDTFPKGLDWFFPNAEELDFMDLEGLGMTKTRLQTVRTATRAVLDKTISLSTNQRFEDFHERLTALKGIGDWTANYVGMRGLGMIDSFPASDLGVIKAMTQNDVKPTLKEIEKRSQMWRPYRAYAALCLWNSLEDK; this comes from the coding sequence ATGCATACGGAATACAGCCGGGCCAGACGGGAAAAGGATAAGAACTTTGATGGCACCTTCTTCTTCGGAGTGAGAACCACCGGGATTTTTTGCCGCCCATCCTGCCCTTCCCCCATCGCCAAAGAAGAGAACGTCGAGTATTTCGGCACAATGTTCGAAGCCTTGGATAGGGGATTTCGCCCCTGCCTGCGCTGCCGTCCAGATGTGGAAGTGGACTACTACAACGGCAATGTTGACGGCGCATCAGTAGTGAATGCCGCCCTCCAACTCATCTACGACGGCTATCTCAATGACCGCTCTCTCGCAGACTTGGCCGGGGAAGTCGCAGTTTCCGAACGCCATCTTCGCAAGCTGTTCGTAGACAACCTGGGCGTTCCGCCCATCAAGATAGCCCGCTACCACAAAGCGCTGTTTGCCAAAAAGCTGCTAGTTTCATCGGGAAATTCCATGGCCGACATTGCGTTCGCCTCCGGCTTCGGCTCCATCCGCCAGTTCAATGATGCAATCAAAGACATTTTCGGCTACACACCCACTCAACTCCGCAAACAGGCAGATGTTTCCGATAGTGGTGACAACACAACACTGCTGCTCCGTTATCAACCGCCGTTCCACTTCAATCGAATACTCGACTTCATGCGACTGCGCGCCATCAAAGGTGTAGAGCTCGTAACGGATAAAAGCTACAGCCGCACATTTCGCACCCATAACACCAAGGGATATTTCACAGTAGGTGACAATCCGGCCGCATCCGCTTTGGAACTGTCCATCGTTTGCGACGATATCAAGTGCTTCATGGAGGTACACAACCGGGTTCGTAGAATGTTCGATCTGGACACGAACTTCTCGACCATCAATAAAAGATTTGCCAAGGACAAATTGCTCTCCAAAGGGCTTGAGGACGGTCATGTTCCCCGTCTGCCCGCTGCGTTCAATCCATTCGAATTTCTGATTCGGGCCATCCTTGGCCAACAAGTTACCGTCAAGGCCGCTACGACCATGGCGGGTCGCATTGCCGAACGGGCCGTGCTTCCAACGGACGACACGTTTCCAAAAGGTCTCGACTGGTTCTTTCCCAATGCCGAGGAACTGGATTTCATGGATCTGGAAGGCCTCGGTATGACGAAGACACGTTTGCAGACTGTACGCACAGCCACTCGAGCGGTATTGGACAAGACAATCTCCCTGTCAACGAACCAACGATTTGAAGATTTCCATGAGCGGTTAACCGCCCTGAAAGGCATTGGCGACTGGACTGCCAATTATGTTGGCATGCGCGGACTGGGAATGATCGACAGTTTCCCGGCCAGCGATCTTGGAGTAATAAAAGCCATGACACAAAATGATGTGAAGCCGACTCTCAAAGAGATTGAGAAGCGCAGCCAGATGTGGCGTCCTTACCGTGCTTATGCCGCCCTGTGTCTATGGAACTCTCTGGAGGATAAATAA